Proteins found in one Pseudomonas mosselii genomic segment:
- a CDS encoding OmpA family protein → MKLKNTLGLAIGSLVAATSFGVLAQGQGAVEIEGNVTKQYYDSERNFKNDGTNPGVRLGYFLTDDVSLDLGYNETHNARGEVFNKDIKGSKTKLDATYHFGTVGDALRPYVSAGFAHESLGQATRNGRDHSTFANVGAGAKWYITDMFFARAGVEAMYNIDNGNTEWGPTVGLGLNFGGSGGQKAAPAPAPVAEVCSDSDNDGVCDNVDKCPDTPANVTVDADGCPAVAEVVRVELDVKFDFDKSVVKPNSYGDIKNLADFMKQYPQTTTTVEGHTDSVGPDAYNQKLSERRANAVKQVLTQQYGIESSRVDSVGYGETRPVADNATEAGRAVNRRVEAQVEAQAK, encoded by the coding sequence ATGAAATTGAAAAACACCTTGGGCTTGGCCATTGGCTCGCTCGTGGCCGCTACTTCGTTCGGCGTTCTGGCTCAAGGCCAAGGCGCTGTCGAAATCGAAGGCAACGTCACCAAGCAGTACTACGACAGCGAACGTAACTTCAAGAACGACGGCACCAACCCAGGTGTCCGCCTCGGTTACTTCCTGACCGACGACGTCTCCCTGGACCTGGGCTACAACGAGACCCACAACGCGCGTGGCGAAGTCTTCAACAAAGACATCAAAGGCTCCAAGACCAAGCTGGACGCCACCTACCACTTCGGTACCGTCGGTGACGCCCTGCGTCCGTACGTTTCCGCTGGTTTCGCTCACGAGAGCCTGGGCCAGGCCACTCGTAACGGCCGTGACCACTCCACCTTCGCCAACGTTGGCGCTGGCGCCAAGTGGTACATCACCGACATGTTCTTCGCCCGTGCCGGCGTCGAAGCCATGTACAACATCGACAACGGCAACACCGAGTGGGGCCCGACCGTCGGTCTGGGTCTGAACTTCGGTGGTAGCGGTGGCCAGAAAGCCGCTCCTGCGCCGGCTCCGGTCGCCGAAGTCTGCTCCGACAGCGACAACGATGGCGTCTGCGACAACGTCGACAAGTGCCCTGACACCCCAGCCAACGTTACCGTTGACGCTGATGGCTGCCCGGCTGTTGCCGAAGTCGTTCGCGTTGAACTGGACGTCAAGTTCGACTTCGACAAGTCGGTCGTCAAGCCAAACAGCTACGGCGACATCAAGAACCTGGCTGACTTCATGAAGCAGTACCCACAGACCACCACCACCGTGGAAGGTCACACTGACTCCGTCGGCCCAGACGCTTACAACCAGAAGCTGTCCGAGCGTCGTGCCAACGCTGTCAAGCAAGTCCTGACCCAGCAGTACGGCATCGAATCGAGCCGTGTTGACTCGGTTGGCTACGGTGAGACCCGTCCGGTCGCCGACAACGCCACCGAAGCTGGTCGCGCCGTCAACCGTCGCGTAGAAGCTCAGGTAGAAGCCCAGGCCAAGTAA
- the rraA gene encoding ribonuclease E activity regulator RraA, translating to MQHYVTPDLCDAYPDLVQVLEPMFSNFGGHDSFGGQIVTIKCFEDNSLVKEQVELDGKGKVLVVDGGGSLRRALLGDMLAEKAAKNGWEGLLIYGCVRDVDVLAQTDVGIQALASHPMKTDKRGIGDLNVAVTFAGVTFRPGEYVYADNNGVLVSPSPLKMPE from the coding sequence ATGCAGCATTACGTAACGCCCGACCTGTGCGACGCCTACCCGGACCTGGTCCAGGTGCTCGAACCGATGTTCAGCAACTTCGGCGGCCACGACTCGTTCGGTGGCCAGATCGTCACCATCAAGTGCTTCGAGGATAACTCGCTGGTGAAGGAGCAGGTCGAACTCGACGGCAAGGGCAAGGTCCTGGTGGTCGACGGCGGCGGCTCGCTGCGCCGCGCGCTGCTGGGCGACATGCTCGCCGAGAAGGCCGCGAAGAATGGCTGGGAAGGCCTGCTGATCTACGGCTGCGTGCGTGACGTGGACGTGCTGGCGCAGACCGATGTCGGCATCCAGGCCCTGGCCAGTCACCCGATGAAGACCGACAAGCGCGGCATCGGCGACCTCAATGTCGCGGTGACCTTCGCCGGCGTGACCTTCCGCCCGGGCGAGTACGTGTATGCCGACAACAACGGCGTGCTGGTCTCGCCAAGCCCGCTGAAGATGCCCGAGTGA
- the sigX gene encoding RNA polymerase sigma factor SigX — protein MRYDPRELTDEELVARSHEELFHVTRAYEELMRRYQRTLFNVCARYLGNDRDADDVCQEVMLKVLYGLKNFEGKSKFKTWLYSITYNECITQYRKERRKRRLMDALSLDPVEEASEDKAPKPEEKGGLDRWLVHVNPIDREILVLRFVAELEFQEIADIMHMGLSATKMRYKRALDKLREKFAGLAET, from the coding sequence ATGCGCTATGACCCCCGCGAGCTCACCGACGAGGAGTTGGTGGCGCGATCGCATGAGGAGCTGTTTCACGTCACCCGCGCCTACGAGGAGCTGATGCGCCGCTACCAGCGCACGCTGTTCAACGTCTGCGCGCGCTACCTGGGGAACGATCGGGATGCCGACGATGTCTGTCAGGAGGTGATGCTCAAGGTGCTCTACGGGTTGAAGAACTTCGAGGGCAAGTCCAAGTTCAAGACCTGGCTCTACAGCATCACCTACAACGAATGCATCACCCAGTACCGCAAGGAGCGTCGCAAGCGCCGGCTGATGGATGCCCTGAGTCTGGACCCTGTCGAAGAGGCGTCCGAGGACAAGGCACCGAAGCCGGAGGAAAAAGGCGGGCTGGACAGATGGCTGGTGCATGTGAACCCGATCGACCGGGAAATCCTGGTGCTGCGATTTGTCGCAGAGCTGGAATTCCAGGAGATCGCGGACATCATGCACATGGGCCTGAGCGCCACGAAGATGCGCTACAAGCGTGCGCTCGACAAGCTTAGAGAGAAATTTGCAGGCCTGGCTGAAACTTAG
- a CDS encoding zinc transporter ZntB, whose translation MFEEDNAQWGLVHALVLDGKGGARSIARTELDDLQLQPQESLWLHWDRSHPQTRTWLLHDSGLSEFACELLLEENTRPRLLPLADEQMLLFLRGVNLNPGAEPEDMVSVRIFAEARRVISLRLRPLRASDEVLQQLDEGRGPKTASELLLLMGELLTEKVQALVSDLSEAVDLEEEKAESDERYSPAQGSLQQIRRRAAGLRRFLAPQRDIYAQLSRNKYSWFADADGDYWNELNNSLIRYLEELELARERAALVLESEDRRRSERMNRTMYRFGIITCIFLPMSFVTGLLGINVGGIPGAENPYGFLFACIVVLGLAAGQWWMFRRLRWV comes from the coding sequence ATGTTCGAGGAAGACAACGCGCAGTGGGGCCTGGTGCATGCCCTGGTGCTCGATGGCAAGGGTGGCGCGCGCTCGATCGCCCGCACCGAGCTGGACGACCTGCAATTGCAGCCCCAGGAAAGCCTGTGGCTGCACTGGGATCGCAGTCACCCGCAGACCCGCACCTGGTTGCTCCACGACAGTGGCCTCAGCGAGTTCGCCTGCGAGCTGCTGCTGGAGGAGAACACCCGCCCGCGCCTGCTGCCGCTGGCCGACGAGCAGATGCTGCTGTTCCTGCGTGGGGTCAACCTCAACCCGGGCGCCGAGCCCGAGGACATGGTCTCGGTGCGTATCTTCGCCGAGGCGCGGCGGGTCATTTCCCTGCGTCTGCGGCCCCTGCGGGCGAGTGACGAGGTCTTGCAGCAACTGGACGAGGGCAGGGGGCCGAAGACTGCCTCCGAACTGCTGTTGCTGATGGGCGAGCTGTTGACCGAAAAGGTCCAGGCGCTGGTCAGTGACCTGTCAGAAGCGGTCGATCTGGAAGAAGAAAAGGCAGAATCCGACGAACGGTATTCTCCGGCCCAGGGCAGCCTGCAGCAGATCCGTCGCCGCGCCGCCGGCCTGCGGCGTTTCCTAGCCCCCCAGCGCGACATCTATGCCCAGCTGTCGCGCAATAAATACAGCTGGTTCGCCGATGCCGATGGGGACTACTGGAACGAGCTGAACAACAGCCTGATCCGCTACCTCGAAGAGCTCGAGCTGGCCCGCGAGCGCGCCGCGCTGGTGCTGGAAAGCGAGGACCGGCGGCGCAGCGAGCGGATGAACCGGACCATGTACCGGTTCGGCATCATCACCTGCATATTCCTGCCCATGAGCTTCGTTACCGGGCTGCTTGGCATCAATGTCGGCGGAATTCCGGGGGCGGAAAACCCCTACGGCTTCCTGTTCGCCTGCATCGTCGTGCTGGGGCTGGCGGCAGGGCAGTGGTGGATGTTTCGGCGGTTGCGGTGGGTTTGA
- a CDS encoding bifunctional protein-serine/threonine kinase/phosphatase gives MSLQLSFAQASATGPRPENQDALRLVTPAPELAASKGYLCALADGVSQCADGGLAARSSLQALALDYYATPATWAVTQALERLLTAQNRWLRAQGNGQPLLTTLSALVLRGRRFTLAHVGDCRVYRWQADQLHCLSQDHVWDQPGMQHVLKRALGLDQQLLVDYLEGDLCEGECFVLLSDGVWASLGDAHIRAILREQPDLQMAAETLVASAHHCGSQDNASALLVRVDQLGASNLGDTLAQLQHWPLPGALRDGQSIDGWQVDGLLAQSRQSLLYRVRDPHDQPWLLKTLPQSRDQEPGAAQALLLEEWFLRRVAGRHFPEVHPASQRQHLYYLMRDYPGTPLSGQPPLPLAQWLEVARQLLQAVGVLHRRNLLHRDIKPENLHYGSDGQLRLLDFGLAYCPGLCEDPPHALPGTPSFLAPEAFDGQPPAPRQDLYAVGVTLYHLLTGHYPYGEVEAFQRPRFGTPVNPARYRPDLPEWLQRNLLQAVAADPAQRFETAEQWLLLLERGDRQELTERPRPLLEREPLKVWRTIGLVSLLLNMVLLLVLLKP, from the coding sequence ATGAGCCTGCAACTGAGCTTTGCCCAGGCCAGCGCCACCGGACCTCGCCCGGAAAACCAGGACGCCCTGCGCCTGGTGACCCCCGCGCCGGAGCTGGCCGCCAGCAAAGGTTACTTGTGCGCACTGGCCGACGGCGTCAGCCAGTGCGCCGATGGTGGCCTGGCGGCGCGCTCCAGCCTGCAGGCCCTGGCCTTGGACTACTACGCCACGCCCGCCACCTGGGCCGTGACGCAGGCGCTGGAGCGCCTGCTCACGGCGCAGAACCGCTGGTTGCGTGCCCAAGGCAATGGCCAGCCACTGCTGACCACCCTCAGCGCCCTGGTGCTGCGCGGGCGGCGATTCACCCTGGCCCATGTCGGCGATTGCCGGGTGTATCGCTGGCAAGCCGACCAGCTGCACTGCCTGAGCCAAGACCATGTCTGGGACCAGCCTGGCATGCAGCACGTGCTCAAGCGCGCGCTGGGGCTGGACCAGCAACTGCTGGTGGACTACCTGGAAGGCGACCTGTGCGAAGGCGAGTGCTTCGTGCTGCTCAGCGACGGCGTGTGGGCCAGCCTGGGCGATGCGCACATCCGCGCGATCCTGCGCGAACAACCCGACCTGCAGATGGCCGCCGAAACCCTGGTTGCCAGTGCCCACCATTGCGGCAGCCAGGACAACGCCAGCGCCTTGCTGGTGCGAGTAGATCAGCTGGGCGCCAGCAATCTGGGCGACACGCTGGCGCAACTCCAGCACTGGCCGCTGCCAGGTGCGTTGCGTGACGGCCAGTCGATCGATGGCTGGCAAGTCGACGGCCTGCTGGCCCAGAGTCGGCAATCGCTGCTGTACCGGGTCCGCGACCCGCACGACCAACCCTGGCTGCTCAAGACCCTGCCGCAGTCACGCGACCAGGAGCCCGGGGCCGCCCAGGCGCTGCTGCTGGAAGAGTGGTTCCTACGCCGTGTCGCCGGCCGTCACTTCCCTGAGGTGCACCCGGCCAGTCAACGCCAGCATCTGTACTACCTGATGCGCGATTACCCCGGCACGCCCCTCAGCGGACAGCCCCCGCTGCCGCTGGCGCAATGGCTGGAGGTCGCCCGCCAGCTGCTGCAAGCCGTCGGCGTGCTGCATCGGCGCAACCTGCTGCACCGCGACATCAAGCCGGAGAACCTGCACTACGGCAGCGATGGCCAGTTGCGCCTGCTGGACTTTGGGCTGGCGTACTGCCCTGGGCTTTGCGAAGACCCGCCCCATGCCTTGCCGGGCACACCCTCGTTTCTCGCCCCGGAAGCCTTCGACGGCCAGCCCCCCGCGCCGCGCCAGGACCTGTATGCAGTGGGCGTGACGCTTTACCACCTGCTCACCGGCCATTACCCCTACGGCGAGGTCGAGGCGTTCCAGCGGCCGCGTTTCGGTACGCCAGTGAACCCGGCGCGTTATCGGCCGGATCTACCGGAATGGTTGCAGCGTAACCTGTTGCAGGCGGTGGCCGCCGACCCCGCGCAGCGGTTCGAGACCGCAGAGCAGTGGTTGCTGTTGCTGGAGCGGGGAGATCGCCAGGAGCTGACCGAGCGGCCACGGCCGCTGCTGGAGCGCGAGCCGTTGAAGGTATGGCGAACGATTGGGTTGGTGTCACTGCTGTTGAACATGGTGTTGTTGCTGGTGCTGCTCAAGCCCTGA
- a CDS encoding alpha/beta fold hydrolase: MQSSSTQFPVALLSAERRGDLSEDVYRIKAGNSPDPSVELAVTRLGLADQDRAQGVPVILLHGSFSNRRFWYSPKGIGLGAYLARAGFDVWIPEMRGHGLSPRNRDWRQNRVADYARYDLPVIGAFVREQAGQAPHWVGHSLGGTTLAAALGSGCLDTALVASAALFGTQVSRVYWPLKVPPVEWGARVLLKRFAQISGSRLKRGPEDEPIGLALESLRWNGLFGRFGDKDKDWWAGLAEVEVPLLAVAGAGDFQDPVWACRKLFEQFGGDARQFLRLGREEGFEAFGHVDMLVSKAAQTQVWPLVERWLRDPRVPVHASTVVMEPVPAN, encoded by the coding sequence ATGCAAAGCAGCTCCACCCAATTCCCCGTCGCGTTGCTCAGTGCCGAGCGCCGCGGCGACCTCAGCGAAGATGTCTATCGGATCAAGGCCGGCAACAGCCCCGACCCGAGCGTCGAGCTGGCCGTCACCCGCCTGGGCCTGGCCGACCAGGATCGCGCCCAGGGCGTGCCGGTCATCCTCCTGCACGGCAGTTTTTCCAACCGGCGCTTCTGGTACTCGCCCAAGGGCATCGGCCTGGGCGCCTACCTGGCCCGCGCCGGGTTCGATGTGTGGATTCCGGAGATGCGCGGCCATGGCCTGTCGCCGCGCAACCGCGACTGGCGGCAGAACCGCGTGGCCGACTATGCCCGCTACGACCTGCCGGTGATTGGCGCTTTCGTTCGCGAGCAGGCTGGGCAGGCGCCGCACTGGGTCGGCCACTCGTTGGGTGGCACCACCCTGGCGGCGGCCCTGGGCAGCGGTTGCCTGGATACCGCGCTGGTGGCCAGTGCGGCGCTGTTCGGCACCCAGGTCAGCCGGGTCTACTGGCCGCTGAAAGTGCCGCCGGTGGAGTGGGGCGCGCGGGTGTTGCTCAAGCGCTTCGCGCAGATCTCGGGCTCGCGCCTCAAGCGTGGCCCTGAGGACGAACCCATCGGCTTGGCCTTGGAGAGCCTGCGCTGGAATGGCCTGTTCGGCCGCTTCGGCGACAAGGACAAGGACTGGTGGGCGGGCCTGGCCGAGGTCGAGGTGCCGCTACTGGCGGTGGCCGGGGCCGGCGACTTCCAGGACCCGGTGTGGGCCTGTCGCAAGCTGTTCGAGCAGTTCGGCGGTGACGCCAGGCAATTCCTGCGCCTGGGGCGCGAGGAGGGCTTCGAGGCCTTCGGACATGTCGACATGCTGGTCAGCAAGGCGGCGCAAACCCAGGTGTGGCCGCTGGTGGAGCGCTGGTTGAGGGATCCGCGGGTGCCGGTGCATGCCTCGACGGTGGTGATGGAGCCGGTGCCCGCCAATTGA
- the ppsA gene encoding phosphoenolpyruvate synthase, giving the protein MVEYVVSLDKLGVHDVEHVGGKNASLGEMISNLAGAGVSVPGGFATTAQAYRDFLEQSGLNDRIHAALDALDVDDVNALAKTGAQIRQWVMEADFPARLDSEIRTAFAEMAGGNENMAVAVRSSATAEDLPDASFAGQQETFLNIRGVDNVIRAAKEVFASLFNDRAISYRVHQGFDHKLVALSAGVQRMVRSETGTAGVMFTLDTESGFRDVVFITGAYGLGETVVQGAVNPDEFYVHKQTLQAGRPAILRRNLGSKAIKMVYGDEAKAGRSVKTVEVERAERARFCLSDAEVNELAKQAMIIEQHYQRPMDIEWAKDGDDGKLYIVQARPETVKSRSSANVMERYLLKEKGTVLVEGRAIGQRIGAGKVRVINDVSEMDKVQPGDVLVSDMTDPDWEPVMKRASAIVTNRGGRTCHAAIIARELGIPAVVGCGNATQVLKDGQGVTVSCAEGDTGFIFEGELGFDVKQNSVDAMPELPFKIMMNVGNPDRAFDFAQLPNAGVGLARLEFIINRMIGVHPKALLNYAGLPPELKESVDKRIAGYDDPVGFYVEKLVEGISTLAAAFYPKKVIVRLSDFKSNEYANLIGGKLYEPEEENPMLGFRGASRYISESFRDCFELECRALKRVRNEMGLTNVEIMVPFVRTLGEASQVVDLLAENGLARGDNGLRVIMMCELPSNAILAEEFLEYFDGFSIGSNDLTQLTLGLDRDSGIIAHLFDERNPAVKKLLANAIAACNKAGKYIGICGQGPSDHPDLAKWLMEQGIESVSLNPDSVLETWFFLAEGQGAA; this is encoded by the coding sequence TTGGTAGAGTACGTAGTTTCCCTCGATAAGCTCGGCGTCCATGATGTGGAGCATGTGGGGGGCAAGAACGCATCCCTGGGCGAGATGATCAGTAACCTCGCAGGTGCCGGTGTCTCGGTGCCGGGCGGCTTTGCCACTACGGCTCAGGCGTACCGCGATTTTCTCGAACAAAGTGGCCTCAACGACCGCATCCACGCGGCGCTCGATGCGCTGGACGTCGATGACGTCAACGCTCTGGCCAAGACCGGCGCGCAGATCCGCCAGTGGGTGATGGAAGCCGATTTCCCGGCGCGCCTGGATTCGGAAATCCGTACGGCCTTCGCCGAGATGGCCGGCGGCAATGAAAACATGGCGGTGGCCGTGCGTTCCTCGGCCACCGCCGAAGACCTGCCGGATGCCTCCTTTGCCGGCCAGCAGGAGACCTTCCTCAACATTCGTGGCGTCGACAACGTGATCCGCGCGGCCAAGGAAGTGTTCGCGTCGCTGTTCAACGACCGCGCCATTTCCTACCGCGTGCACCAGGGCTTCGACCACAAGCTGGTGGCCCTGTCCGCTGGTGTGCAGCGCATGGTCCGCTCCGAGACCGGCACCGCCGGCGTGATGTTCACCCTCGACACCGAGTCGGGTTTTCGCGATGTGGTGTTCATCACCGGCGCCTACGGCCTGGGCGAGACCGTGGTGCAGGGCGCGGTCAACCCTGACGAATTCTACGTGCACAAGCAGACGCTGCAGGCCGGCCGCCCGGCGATCCTGCGCCGCAACCTGGGCAGCAAGGCGATCAAGATGGTCTACGGCGACGAGGCCAAGGCCGGTCGTTCGGTCAAGACCGTCGAGGTCGAGCGTGCCGAGCGCGCGCGCTTCTGCCTGAGCGACGCCGAGGTAAACGAGCTGGCCAAGCAGGCGATGATCATCGAGCAGCACTACCAGCGCCCGATGGACATCGAATGGGCCAAGGACGGTGACGACGGCAAGCTGTACATCGTCCAGGCCCGCCCTGAGACCGTGAAGAGCCGCTCCAGCGCCAATGTCATGGAACGCTACCTGCTGAAGGAGAAAGGCACCGTGCTGGTCGAGGGCCGCGCCATCGGCCAGCGCATCGGCGCCGGCAAGGTCCGCGTGATCAACGATGTCTCGGAAATGGACAAGGTCCAGCCGGGCGACGTGCTGGTCTCGGACATGACTGACCCGGACTGGGAGCCGGTGATGAAGCGCGCCAGCGCCATCGTCACCAACCGCGGCGGGCGTACCTGCCACGCGGCGATCATCGCCCGTGAACTGGGCATCCCGGCTGTCGTCGGCTGCGGCAACGCCACCCAGGTCCTGAAAGACGGTCAGGGCGTCACTGTATCCTGCGCCGAAGGCGATACCGGCTTCATCTTCGAAGGTGAGCTGGGCTTCGACGTCAAGCAGAACTCGGTCGATGCCATGCCGGAGCTACCGTTCAAGATCATGATGAACGTCGGCAACCCGGACCGCGCCTTCGACTTCGCCCAGTTGCCCAACGCCGGTGTCGGCCTGGCGCGCCTGGAGTTCATCATCAACCGCATGATCGGCGTGCACCCCAAGGCGCTGCTCAACTACGCCGGCTTGCCGCCGGAACTGAAGGAAAGCGTCGACAAGCGCATCGCCGGCTACGACGACCCGGTCGGCTTCTATGTCGAGAAGCTGGTCGAGGGCATCAGCACCCTGGCTGCGGCCTTCTACCCGAAAAAGGTCATCGTGCGCCTTTCGGACTTCAAGTCCAACGAGTACGCCAACCTGATCGGCGGCAAGCTCTACGAGCCGGAAGAAGAGAACCCGATGCTGGGCTTCCGCGGTGCCTCGCGCTACATCAGCGAGTCGTTCCGTGACTGCTTCGAGCTCGAGTGCCGTGCGCTGAAGCGGGTGCGCAACGAGATGGGCCTGACCAACGTCGAGATCATGGTGCCATTCGTGCGTACCCTGGGCGAAGCCAGCCAGGTTGTCGACCTGCTTGCCGAGAACGGCCTGGCCCGCGGTGACAACGGCCTGCGCGTGATCATGATGTGCGAGCTGCCGTCCAACGCGATCCTGGCCGAAGAGTTCCTCGAGTACTTCGACGGCTTCTCCATCGGCTCCAACGACCTGACCCAGCTGACCCTGGGCCTGGACCGCGACTCGGGCATCATCGCTCACCTGTTCGATGAACGTAACCCGGCCGTGAAGAAGCTGCTGGCCAATGCCATCGCCGCGTGCAACAAGGCCGGCAAGTACATCGGCATCTGCGGCCAGGGCCCGTCGGACCACCCGGACCTGGCCAAGTGGCTGATGGAGCAGGGCATCGAGAGCGTGTCGCTGAACCCGGACTCGGTGCTCGAGACCTGGTTCTTCCTGGCCGAGGGCCAGGGCGCGGCCTGA
- the ppsR gene encoding posphoenolpyruvate synthetase regulatory kinase/phosphorylase PpsR: MKRTAFFISDGTGITAETLGQSLLAQFESIPFNKFTRPYIDTLDKARAMVQQINAAAERDGVRPIIFDTIVNQDIREVMATSNGFMIDIFSTFLSPLEQELTAHSSYSVGKSHSIGGNSNYMERIEAVNFALDNDDGARTHYYDKADLILVGVSRCGKTPTCLYMAMQFGIRAANYPLTEDDMERLQLPAVLKKHHSKLFGLTIDPDRLTAIRHERKPNSRYSSFAQCEFEVREVENLFRRENIPNINSTHFSVEEISAKILVEKGVERRFK, from the coding sequence ATGAAACGAACCGCGTTCTTCATCTCCGACGGTACCGGCATCACTGCAGAAACGCTGGGCCAGAGCCTGCTCGCACAATTCGAGAGCATTCCGTTCAATAAATTCACGCGCCCCTACATCGACACGCTGGACAAGGCCCGGGCCATGGTCCAGCAGATCAACGCCGCGGCCGAGCGCGACGGGGTGCGTCCGATCATTTTCGACACCATCGTCAACCAGGACATCCGCGAGGTCATGGCCACGTCCAATGGCTTCATGATCGACATCTTCTCGACGTTTTTATCCCCGCTCGAGCAGGAATTGACCGCCCATTCGTCGTATTCCGTGGGCAAGTCCCACTCGATCGGTGGCAATTCCAACTACATGGAGCGCATCGAGGCGGTCAACTTTGCCCTCGACAACGACGACGGCGCGCGCACCCACTATTACGACAAGGCCGACCTGATCCTGGTCGGTGTGTCGCGCTGCGGCAAGACCCCGACCTGCCTGTACATGGCCATGCAGTTCGGCATCCGCGCCGCCAACTACCCGCTGACCGAGGACGACATGGAGCGCCTGCAACTGCCGGCGGTGCTGAAGAAGCACCACAGCAAGCTGTTCGGCCTGACCATCGACCCCGACCGCCTGACCGCCATCCGCCACGAGCGCAAGCCCAACAGCCGCTACTCGAGCTTTGCCCAGTGCGAGTTCGAGGTGCGCGAGGTGGAGAACCTGTTCCGTCGGGAGAACATTCCCAACATCAACTCCACGCATTTCTCGGTGGAGGAGATCTCGGCGAAGATTCTGGTGGAGAAAGGCGTGGAGCGCAGGTTCAAATAA
- a CDS encoding mechanosensitive ion channel family protein, with translation MELDLWTQSLVTAMTALWTKVANFIPNLFGALVVVLLGFVVAKLLDTLLSKVLAKFGLDRLMSGTGLTKMLARVGIQVPISTLIGKIVYWFVLLIFLVSAAESLGLERVSATLDMLALYLPKVFGAALVLLAGVLLAQLVNGLVRGAAEGIGLEYAAGVGRIAQGLVIIISISVAISQLEVKTDLLNHVIVIGLITVGLAIALAMGLGSREIAGQILAGIYVRELYQVGQQVRIGEVEGHIEEIGTVKTTLLTDEGELVSLSNRELLEQRVNSR, from the coding sequence ATGGAACTCGATCTCTGGACCCAGAGCTTGGTCACCGCCATGACTGCCCTTTGGACCAAAGTGGCGAACTTCATCCCCAACCTGTTCGGCGCGCTGGTGGTGGTGCTGCTTGGTTTCGTCGTGGCCAAGCTGCTCGACACCCTGCTGTCCAAGGTGCTGGCCAAGTTCGGCCTGGATCGCCTGATGAGCGGCACCGGGCTGACCAAGATGCTCGCCCGGGTCGGCATCCAGGTGCCGATCTCGACCCTGATCGGCAAGATCGTCTACTGGTTCGTGCTGCTGATCTTCCTGGTCTCGGCCGCCGAATCCCTGGGGCTCGAGCGGGTCTCGGCGACCCTCGACATGCTCGCCCTGTACCTGCCCAAGGTGTTTGGCGCGGCCCTGGTGCTGCTGGCCGGCGTGCTTCTGGCGCAACTGGTCAACGGCCTGGTGCGCGGTGCCGCCGAGGGCATTGGCCTGGAATACGCCGCCGGCGTCGGGCGCATCGCCCAGGGCCTGGTGATCATCATCAGCATCTCGGTGGCCATCAGCCAGCTCGAGGTCAAGACCGACCTGCTGAACCACGTGATCGTCATTGGCTTGATTACCGTTGGTCTGGCAATTGCATTGGCGATGGGGCTGGGCAGCCGGGAAATCGCCGGGCAGATCCTGGCCGGCATCTATGTGCGCGAGCTGTACCAGGTCGGCCAGCAGGTGCGCATTGGCGAGGTCGAAGGCCACATCGAGGAGATCGGCACGGTCAAGACGACCCTGCTGACCGATGAGGGCGAACTGGTGTCGCTGTCTAATCGCGAGCTGCTCGAGCAGCGCGTGAATAGCCGCTAA